Proteins encoded by one window of Bubalus bubalis isolate 160015118507 breed Murrah chromosome 4, NDDB_SH_1, whole genome shotgun sequence:
- the LOC112584482 gene encoding C-type lectin domain family 2 member H isoform X2: MTVTEVSLKILETDPTCRVNMEQWRSDKDLRKKCLAIISPVTLAKFCCCILIIFILVALNVVTLSTLLAVRSRETDLHVLDVTCPKGWIGFGSKCFYFSEDSKNWTFSQTSCTSVGAVLAQFETEEELNFLKRYKGPSDHWIGLSRESSHHAWKWTDNSKYNASFIITGDGERGYLNDLGVSSARSYTDRKWICSKQITSACP, from the exons ATGACAGTGACAGAGGtgtctttaaaaatcttagaGACAGACCCTACCTGTAGAGTGAACATGGAACAGTGGAGATCTG ATAAAGATCTCCGAAAGAAATGCCTGGCAATTATATCTCCTGTTACACTTGCCAAGTTTTGCTGCTGCATCCTGATTATTTTTATACTTGTAGCTCTAAATGTGGTGACACTTTCCACTCTTCTGGCAG tgagaagcagagagacagaCTTACACGTTCTGGATGTCACCTGCCCAAAAGGATGGATTGGATTTGGGagtaagtgtttttatttttctgaagactcaaagaattggacattcAGTCAGACATCCTGTACTTCAGTGGGAGCTGTTCTTGCTCAGTTTGAAACAGAGGAGGAGTTG AACTTTCTGAAAAGATACAAAGGCCCTTCTGACCATTGGATTGGCCTTAGCAGAGAATCATCACATCATGCTTGGAAGTGGACAGACAACTCTAAATATAATGCCTC GTTCATCATCACAGGAGACGGGGAACGTGGCTACCTGAATGACCTTGGAGTTAGCAGTGCCAGAAGTTATACAGATAGAAAATGGATTTGCAGCAAACAAATAACGTCTGCATGTCCTTAA